Genomic segment of Longimicrobium sp.:
CCTGTCCAGCGTAGCCGGCGGGTGCCGGCCGGCGCGGGCCCCGCCGGAGGACGGGACCCGCGCCGTTCCATCACCCGGTCAGTTGGGCGCCGCGACGTACGGGAAGGCGTCGGGGTCCGTCTGGTTGTCGGGAACGTTGTCGGTGCTCAGGCCCGGGCTGACGTTGTTCGTGTTGCCCAGCGCCGTGCCGAAGATCACCATGAGGCCCTTGTCGACCGCGTCGTCGTTGTCGAGCTTGCGGCCTCCGTAGCCCGTGTTGTTGGGCGCCAGCGCATGGGTCAGCCACCCCACCAGCGCCGAGGCGTCGGTGTTGGCCGCCGTCACGCCGGCCGCGCGGTTGGGGAACACCGCCAGCATGTCGGGGGTCAGCGCCGCCGCGACAGCCGTCGCGTAGGCCGCGTCGCGCCCGGCGACGCCGGTGACGAAGCGCTGGATGTCGTCACGGAAGTTGGCGACGTCCGTGATGGGGTTGGTGGTGTTGAAGAAGTCGTGCTCACGCTTCTCCACGAACACCTCGCTCACCAGGGGGTTGCCCAGGCGCTCGATCTGGTCGAACACCAGGCTGGTGTTGCCCACGCGAACCGTGTCGCGGATGGTCACGGTGACCGTGTCCTTCTTCTGCACCTCGACGATCGTGCGCGTCGCATCGTCGCTGCAGGCGCCGGCGCTCAGGGCCGCCACCAGGGCGAGCGCCAGGGCGCCCGCCGTTTTCATCTTCCACATCGTAAAACTCCTCGCGTGTTGGTGATCTCGTCAGCCGGCCGCGTGCGTGGCCGGCCGCATTTCCGTCAGCGGCCGATGGTGGCCCAGATACCCAGCTTGGCGTCGTTCCCCGTGGCCGCGCCCAGCATCGACTCGGGCATTTCCACCACGATCGACAGGGTGTTGGCGCCCAGGAGCAGGTCCTTGGGCTGGCAGGTGGTGTCGAACGGCGCGGCGGGGCCGCAGAAGGCCGTCGGGTTCTTGTTGTCCGTCGCCACTTCGGTCAGGAAGGTGGCGGGGCGGCGGTCCGGCACGATCTGCAGGAACTGCTCGAGATCGATGTAGAAGGGGTCGTTGCGCGGCCCGGCGAACACCGTCATGCCGTTGGCCGTGGTGAACGTGGCGTTGTAGGCGTTGTTCGCCGAAACGGGCCCGGCCACCGGGCGGTTCCGCATTCCCTGCGTGTCGACGTTGTTGGGCGCCGCGGGCCCGAGCACGTTCACGCGGGCGCTTCCGTCGCTCATCTCGTCGAACAGGAACTGCAGCACCAGGTCTTCGCGGGCGTCGCCGTTGTTGTCGATCTTGAACTGGTACAGCGCGTTGGGGTCGAACCGCGTGATGCTGCGGCCCAGCGCGTTGATGGGCGAGGCCACGTCCATCACCAGCACGATCCGGTTGTCGGCGCTGCCGGGGAACACGTACACGTCGTTGATGTCGAGCTGCGGGCTCAGTTCCACCTCGGCGGTGTCGACGTGGTCGGAGCTGGTGCCTTCGCGGGCCATCAGGGCCACGCCCGCCAGAGCGGCGGCGGTCAGTACGGCGGCCGCACCCAGTCGGCCCCGCGTTTTCGCCAGTGTCATCGTTTCCTCCCTGCAAGTGGATGGAGCACTGCGCCGTGTGGCGCCTCTCCGGTGGTGCCCCCCGCGGCACCCGCCGCGGGGGTTGAAATTCCGTCCCGTCAGTCGCCGCGAACGGCGCCGGCCTTGACTTCCGTCTGGTAGGGCTGGAACTCGCATCCCGACCGAACCGGCACGTACAGCACCTCGGGGGTGCCGGCGGCTCCGGTCTCGGCGAACACGCTCACGCCCTGGAACTCGCCCACTCGCGACACTTCGTTGACGCCGAGCACGCGGGGCAGCCCGTACTTCACGTAACGGCGGCCCATCATGGTCACCGGCTCGTTGTTGATGAACCAGGTGGCACCCGCGGCGTAGCCCGTCATGCCGGGCTGCATTCCGCCCGCCCAGGTCGTGTCGCCCGTCTGCGTGTTGTACTGCGCCGTCACGTTGCGCAGCGCGCCGTTCTCCACCACGCACACCTGGATTTCGCGCATGGGGTTCATGGCCGGCGGCGGCGGTGGCGGCGGCGCAACCTCCACCGGCGGCGGCGGCAGTACCACCGGCGCCGGCGGGGGAAGCAGGTTGCCGAACATGGCCTTCAGCCCCAGCACCAGGCGCCCGGTGACGGCGGTGCGGTCGTCGGCGACGCGCACGCGCTGGCCGGTGCGGGCCGTAACGGGCCCCACCCAGTCGTCACCCACGTGCACCGGCGAATCGTAGACGTGCACGCCGGCCTCGGTGAACAGCGACACGGGGCCCAGGGGAATCAGGTCGAAGCCGATTCCGCCGTTGCCCTGGCCCACCGTGGCGTACTTGGGCCGCAGCGGAAGGCACGCGGCCAGCGCCTGCTCGGTCGGCTCGCACGCCGTGCGGTCGGTGCCCGCGACGTCGGCGGTCAGCCCGCCGCCGCCCACGAACGCGTACATTCCCGACAGCAGCCGCGAACCGCTCATCACGAAGGGACGCATCGTGAGGTTCAGGTCGTACACGTAGCTGTTGACAATGAAGTTGCTGCTTTCGCCGACGCCCTCGAACGCACCGTCCGACCGCGGCGGCTGCATGGGCAGGTAGGCACCATGCGCCCGCAGGCCCAGCTGCGGCGTGAACCAGAAGTTGGCGATGGCCCCGAAGGCACCGCCGAACCCGGGAGCGAAGCTCTCCTCGTCGTCGTTCTCGACCGGCGCGACGGTGGCGTTCAGCGTCACCGTCCGGCTGTCGAACCACGCGCTGGTCAGCGACCCGCCCGCGTACACCCCGAGATCGAAGCGGCTGACCTGCCGCCCCATCATCATCTCGTCCTGCGCCTGGGCCGCCGTGCTGGTCATCGCGCAGCACGCGACTCCCAGGGCAAGCCGTGGTAGCAATCGTTTCATCTAGACCCTTTTCCTCCCCGTCCGAGTGGATTGAAAACCTGTCCGCCGGGGCGGAGAGGTGGTGGTGCGCCTGCCCAGCCCCTCTTGAGGGCGGCTGCCTTCCCGATCCTCCCCCATCCGACTCGCCAGGAGGGCACGCCAAACCGGTGGCGGAACCCCCATGCATTTACCGGACCAAGGTTATACAAACATTCTACAATAATGGACGCACGATTTCGACGGTCCTGGCGCGGGTGCCGAAACCGTGCGTTCAACCTCGTTCTCGTCTTCGCGGGGCCCACCTTCGCGCCCCCCTCACAAAGGCATACGACCGGGTCGGGCCGAACGGATCTGCGGCGCGTCACTCCCCTGCTCGCGGCGAGGCGGAAAAGGGCGTATGATCCGCGGATGGATGCCGTGATCTTCGACATGGACGGGGTGATCTCCGACACCCAGCGCCTTCACTCCGAGGTGGAGTCCGAGCTGCTGCGCGGGTGGGGGATCGAGATCGACCCCGACGACCTGACGCGCCGGTACGCTGGCATTGCCGACCGCGATTTTCTTCCCGCGGTGCTCGGCCGGGCGGTGGACGCCGCGGAATTCGCCCGGTGGACGCGGGACAAGTGGGGCCGGATGGCGGAGCGCGCCCCGGGGCGGATCGTGCCGATGGACGGGCGCTCGAGCTGATCGCCCTGCTCGGCGCGCGCGGCGTGCCCATCGCGGTCGCCTCCAGCTCGCCGATGTCGTTCATCGACCAGGTGCTTTCCGAACTCGGCGTGAGCGATGCCTTCGCCGCGCGGGCGACGGGGGAGGAGGTGCCGCGCGGAAAGCCGGCGCCGGACGTGTTCCTGCTCGCGGCCCGCCGGCTGGGCGTGGCGCCGGAGCGCTGCACGGTCATCGAGGATGCAGTGGCGGGGATGACCGCGGCGCGCGCGGCGGGAATGCGCTGCGTGGCCCTGCTGCACGACCCCACGCGCCCCCTTCCCGCCGACCTCGCCGTTCGCTCCCTGCGCGAGGCCGTCACCGATCCCGAGCGGATCCTGGGGCTGGGGTGAGATCCGCGGCGACGTGCGTCCCACGCGGATGAGCGTCGCTCACAATTCCTAGCATTTGCGCGGGTTTTCGCGCCGCTTAGATTGTCCATCGCGGCTCAGCTGACGGACGGAATCCACCCGGGACGCGGGGACCGGAATGCGCGGCGTACGCGAGCTGTTCGACCTGACGGGGCGCGTGGCGCTGGTCACCGGCGGCGGGCGCGGGCTGGGCGAGCAGATTGCACGCGGGCTGGCGCAGGCGGGCGCCGCGGTGGCGCTGGGGTCGCGCAAGCGCGACGCGTGCGGGGAGGTGGCGGGCGAACTGGCGGGGGAGTACGGCGCGCGGACGCTGGCGCTGCGGCTGGACGTGTCGTCCGAGGACGAGGTGCGCGCCGCGTTCGAGCAGGCGGAGGCGGAGCTAGGGCCCGTGGACCTGCTGGTGAACAACGCCGGCACCTCGTGGGGCGCGCCCGCCGCGGAGATGACGGTGGACGCGTGGCGCAAGGTGATGGAGGTGAACGCCACCGGCACCTTCCTCTGCTCGCGCGAGCTGGGGCGCCGCCTGATCGCCCGGGGCGCGCCCGGAGCCATCCTGAACGTGGCGTCCATCGCGGGGATGAAGGGAAGCCCGCCGGAGATCATGGACGCTGCGGGATACAGCGCGTCGAAGGGGGCGGTGATCGCGCTGACGCGCGACCTGGCGGTGAAGTGGGCGCGCCACCGCATCCGGGTGAACGCGGTAGCCCCGGGCTTCTTTCCCACCAAGATGACCGAGCACGTGCTGGCCCACGCTGAAAAGGCCCTGTCGCGCCTGGTGCCGCTGGGCCGCGTGGGTGGAGACGACGAGCTGCTGGGCGCGGCGCTCTTCCTGCTCTCTCCCGCGGCGAGCTACGTCACGGGCCAGGTGCTGGCGGTGGACGGCGGCATGTCGGCGATGTAGGCCGGCGGAGAGGGCCTGCACGGGCGAATGAATTCGCTGCAACGACCACACGAAGTCTGCCTTCGCAGACTGGCTTGCCGTGGCGCGAGTTCGGCCGTGTGGCGCGACGTTGAGATGATGCAGTTCTCCCCTTCTCCCGCTTGCGGGAGAGGGGGCCGGGGGGAGAGGGCAGCCGGGGACTGCGCCGGAGTCATCGAAGCGCACCCCGGCCAGCCACCGTCGCCAGCCGGTACATCGGCAGCAGTGGATGCGCACGAAACTGGCTCCCTTCCCCCGCGCAGTTTGCGGGGGAAGGGTTGGGGATGGGGGGCGCCGCGGCATGCGCCGCACCCAGTCGCCCCAGAACCAAAGTTCTCCCCTCTCCTCTCCGCACAGCAGTACCGTGCGGGGAGGGGCCGGGGAGGGGCCCCGGTGGGGGGGCGCGTTCCAGGAACTGATGCACGCTGCCGCGCCCAGGCTGAGAAGTGCCCCAGGCTGGATCGTTCGGCGCGCGTGGTCTGAGGTGCGGGCCGGTTCGGTGCGCCTGCGCCTCAGGATGACAGATTATGGGGTGGGACCCAAACGAACAAACCAGGAGCCGGTGAGATGGCGACCATGCTGGACGAACCGACGCAGACCGCTTCCGCCGTGCGGATGGACATCACCGACGGCCTGGCCGTGATCCGCCTGAACGATCCCAGCCGCCCCGTCAACGTCATCTCCGCCGGCCTGCTCGCCGAAATGACGGCGATCCTGGAGCGGCTGGAAGACGGCGAAGCCGGGGTGCGCGCCGCCGTCATCATCTCCGAAAAGAAGGGCACCTGGATCGCCGGCGCCGACATCGAGGAGTTCAAGCACTTCAACACCCCCGCCGACGCCGAGGCCGCCAGCCGCGCCGGCCAGGAAATGCTCAACCGGCTGGAGCGCCTGCACATTCCCGTGGTCGCCGCCATCGACGGGGCGGCGCTCGGCGGCGGGCTGGAAACGGCGCTGGCCTGCTCGTACCGCATCGCCACCGACAGCCCCAAGACCAAGCTCGGCCTTCCCGAGGTGCAGCTGGGCATCATCCCCGGCGCGGGAGGCACGCAGCGCCTTCCCCGACTGATCGGGCTTCGCGCCGCACTGGACCTGATGCTCACGGGCAAGCAGCTCGACGGGCGGCGCGCCATGAAGACGGGCATCGTCGACGAGGTGGTTCCCGCGCCCGTGCTGCTGAGCGTGGCCAGCCGCGTGGCGCTGGAGCTCGCGGACCGCACGCGCAAGGCGAAGGCCGGCCGCGCCACGGGCTCGCCCGAGCGGCTGGAGAACCTGCTCCCCATGCGCCGGCTGATCTTCAGCAAGGCGCGGCAGGGGGTGATGGACAAGACCAAGGGACTCTATCCCGCGCCGCTGCGCCTGCTCCGCGTGGTGGAGCGGGGGATCGACAAGCCCATCGAGCAGGGCTTCGCGCTGGAGGCGCAGGCGTTCGGCGAGCTGGCGGTGACGCCCGAGGCCCGCTCGCTGGTGCACGTCTTCTTCACCAGCACCGCGGCCAAGAACGACCCCGGCCTGCAGACGGATGCCAAGGCGAAGAACGTGGACCAGATCGCCGTCGTGGGCGCGGGGTTCATGGGCGCGGGG
This window contains:
- a CDS encoding DUF4331 family protein, which gives rise to MWKMKTAGALALALVAALSAGACSDDATRTIVEVQKKDTVTVTIRDTVRVGNTSLVFDQIERLGNPLVSEVFVEKREHDFFNTTNPITDVANFRDDIQRFVTGVAGRDAAYATAVAAALTPDMLAVFPNRAAGVTAANTDASALVGWLTHALAPNNTGYGGRKLDNDDAVDKGLMVIFGTALGNTNNVSPGLSTDNVPDNQTDPDAFPYVAAPN
- a CDS encoding DUF4331 family protein, which produces MTLAKTRGRLGAAAVLTAAALAGVALMAREGTSSDHVDTAEVELSPQLDINDVYVFPGSADNRIVLVMDVASPINALGRSITRFDPNALYQFKIDNNGDAREDLVLQFLFDEMSDGSARVNVLGPAAPNNVDTQGMRNRPVAGPVSANNAYNATFTTANGMTVFAGPRNDPFYIDLEQFLQIVPDRRPATFLTEVATDNKNPTAFCGPAAPFDTTCQPKDLLLGANTLSIVVEMPESMLGAATGNDAKLGIWATIGR
- a CDS encoding HAD-IA family hydrolase, whose translation is MDAGQVGPDGGARPGADRADGRALELIALLGARGVPIAVASSSPMSFIDQVLSELGVSDAFAARATGEEVPRGKPAPDVFLLAARRLGVAPERCTVIEDAVAGMTAARAAGMRCVALLHDPTRPLPADLAVRSLREAVTDPERILGLG
- a CDS encoding glucose 1-dehydrogenase; this encodes MRGVRELFDLTGRVALVTGGGRGLGEQIARGLAQAGAAVALGSRKRDACGEVAGELAGEYGARTLALRLDVSSEDEVRAAFEQAEAELGPVDLLVNNAGTSWGAPAAEMTVDAWRKVMEVNATGTFLCSRELGRRLIARGAPGAILNVASIAGMKGSPPEIMDAAGYSASKGAVIALTRDLAVKWARHRIRVNAVAPGFFPTKMTEHVLAHAEKALSRLVPLGRVGGDDELLGAALFLLSPAASYVTGQVLAVDGGMSAM